One genomic region from Henningerozyma blattae CBS 6284 chromosome 2, complete genome encodes:
- the TBLA0B04910 gene encoding uncharacterized protein (similar to Saccharomyces cerevisiae SEC23 (YPR181C); ancestral locus Anc_7.537), which translates to MDFETSEDVNGIRFAWNVFPSTRSDATKNVVPVSCLYTPLKEVEDLPTAQYNPILCSNPQCKSILNPYCSIDPRNNSWACPICNSRNHLPTQYANMTQENMPVELQSTTVEYITNKPIQIPPIFFFVVDITTESENLDALKDSLITSLSLLPPNALVGLITYGNVVLLHDLSSEIIERCNVFRGDRDYNLKELIEMLTGQKPSSSSANSMVSNKITPFSLNRFFLPLEQVEFKLNQMLENLSPDQWNVPAGHRPLRATGQALNIASLLLQGCYKNFAARIILFASGPATFGPGLVVSSELKDPLRSHNDIDNDHATHYKKACKFYDSIGERVAENGHTVDIFAGCYDQIGMSEMQNMTNKTGGVLLLTDAFSTAIFKQSYLRMFSKDEEGYLTMAFNGTLSVKTSTDLKLQGLIGHASAVKKTDTGSRNVSDSEIGVGGTSTWKMSSFSPQHTFAVFFEITNVSAGAAMQQSRNGDSTRLAYTQFITTYQHSSGANRIRVTTVANQLLPFGSPAIAASFDQEAAAVIMARIAVHKAESDDGADVIRWIDRTLIKLCQKYADYNKNDPSSFRLAPNFSLYPQFAYYLRRSQFLSVFNNSPDETAFYRHIFTREDTTNSLIMIQPTLTSFSMEDEPQPVLLDSISVKPNTILLLDTFFFILIYHGEQIAQWRKAGYQDDPQYSDFKALLEEPKLEAAELLVDRFPLPRFIDTEAGGSQARFLLSKLNPSDNYQEATHGGSTIVLTDDVSLQNFMTHLQTVSVSGQQ; encoded by the coding sequence CGACGCCACTAAAAACGTGGTCCCTGTCAGTTGTTTATACACTCCATTGAAAGAAGTTGAAGACTTACCTACTGCTCAATACAACCCAATCCTTTGTTCGAACCCACAATGTAAGTCTATTTTGAATCCTTATTGTTCTATCGATCCAAGAAACAATTCTTGGGCTTGTCCTATTTGTAATTCAAGAAACCATTTGCCTACTCAGTATGCAAATATGACTCAAGAAAACATGCCTGTTGAATTGCAATCCACTACTGTTGaatatattacaaataagccaattcaaattccacctattttcttctttgttGTTGATATCACTACTGAATCTGAAAACTTGGATGCCCTAAAGGACTCCTTAATCACTTCATTATCTCTTTTGCCACCAAACGCTTTGGTAGGGTTAATCACCTATGGTAATGTAGTCCTATTACATGATCTTTCCAgtgaaattattgaaagatGTAATGTCTTCCGTGGTGATAGagattataatttaaaagaattaattgaaatgtTAACAGGTCAAAAGCCTTCCTCTTCTTCTGCAAACTCAATGGTTTCCAATAAGATTACACCTTTCTCATTAAATAGATTCTTCTTACCTTTGGAACAAGtagaattcaaattaaatcaaatgtTGGAAAACTTGTCACCAGATCAATGGAATGTTCCAGCAGGTCATAGACCTTTAAGAGCTACTGGTCAAGCTTTAAATATTgcttcattattattacaagGATGTTATAAGAATTTTGCCGCTAGAATTATCTTATTTGCTTCTGGTCCAGCCACTTTTGGCCCTGGCTTGGTCGTTTCTTCAGAATTGAAAGATCCTTTAAGATCTCATAACGATATCGATAATGATCATGCTACTCATTATAAGAAAGCTTGTAAGTTCTATGATTCCATTGGTGAAAGAGTTGCTGAGAATGGTCATACTGTAGATATTTTTGCGGGTTGTTATGATCAAATAGGTATGTCTGAAATGCAAAATATGACAAACAAGACTGGTGGTGTTCTATTATTGACTGATGCTTTCTCAACTGCTATTTTCAAGCAATCCTATTTAAGAATGTTCTCTAAGGATGAAGAAGGTTATTTGACAATGGCTTTCAATGGTACTTTATCTGTAAAGACAAGTACCGATTTGAAACTACAAGGTTTAATTGGTCATGCTTCAGCTGTTAAAAAAACCGATACTGGATCTCGTAATGTAAGTGATTCTGAAATTGGTGTGGGTGGTACTTCCACTTGGAAAATGTCTTCATTTTCTCCACAACATACTTTTGCTGtgttttttgaaattacaaACGTATCTGCTGGTGCAGCTATGCAACAATCAAGAAATGGTGATTCTACACGTTTAGCTTATACTCAATTTATCACTACATATCAACATTCTTCAGGTGCTAACCGTATCAGAGTCACTACTGTGGCTAATCAATTGTTACCATTTGGTTCTCCAGCTATTGCTGCCTCTTTCGATCAAGAAGCAGCTGCTGTCATCATGGCAAGAATTGCTGTTCATAAAGCTGAGTCAGATGATGGTGCCGATGTCATTAGATGGATCGATAGAACTTTAATTAAGTTATGTCAAAAATATGCtgattataataaaaatgatccTTCTTCATTTAGATTGGCTCCAAACTTCTCTTTGTATCCACAATTTGcatattatttaagaagATCTCAATTCTTAAGtgttttcaataattcacCAGATGAAACTGCATTCTATAGACATATTTTTACAAGAGAAGATACCACAAACTCTTTAATTATGATTCAACCAACTTTAACTTCTTTCTCCATGGAAGATGAACCACAGCCTGTCTTATTAGATTCCATTTCAGTAAAACCAAATACCattctattattagatactttcttctttattctaatatatCATGGTGAACAAATTGCTCAATGGAGAAAAGCAGGTTATCAAGATGATCCTCAATATAGTGATTTTAAAGCTTTACTGGAGGAACCAAAATTAGAAGCTGCTGAATTATTAGTCGATAGATTCCCATTACCAAGGTTCATCGATACTGAAGCTGGTGGATCTCAAGCTAGATTCTTATtgtcaaaattaaatccaTCTGATAATTACCAAGAAGCTACTCACGGTGGTTCAACTATCGTCTTAACTGATGATGTCTCTTTGCAAAATTTCATGACTCATTTGCAAACAGTATCCGTTAGTGGCCAACAATGA